A genome region from Ottowia testudinis includes the following:
- a CDS encoding glutathione S-transferase, with amino-acid sequence MLKLCGFAASNYHNKVKLALLEKGVPFEEVLAWIGETDPAASPLGKVPYAITDEGPISESTVILEYLEDRYPTPPLMPANAYEAAKVRELVRYIELHLELVARNLYPEAFFGGKVSDGLKDKLKPQLEKNVAGFAKLAKFAPFMAGEAFTLADCAAAVHLPLVSSATKIVYGEDLLAALPVKDYLKRVGERPSVQQVNADRKVNTDVMLARVANKAG; translated from the coding sequence ATGCTCAAACTCTGCGGCTTCGCGGCCAGCAATTACCACAACAAGGTCAAGCTCGCCCTGCTTGAAAAAGGCGTACCGTTCGAGGAAGTGCTCGCCTGGATCGGCGAGACCGATCCCGCCGCCAGTCCGCTGGGCAAGGTGCCCTACGCCATCACCGACGAGGGGCCGATCAGCGAATCGACCGTGATCCTCGAATACCTCGAAGACCGCTACCCCACACCGCCGCTGATGCCCGCCAATGCGTATGAGGCGGCCAAGGTGCGCGAGTTGGTGCGCTACATCGAGCTGCACCTGGAGCTGGTGGCGCGCAACCTGTACCCCGAGGCGTTTTTCGGCGGCAAGGTGAGTGATGGCCTGAAAGACAAGCTGAAGCCGCAGTTGGAAAAGAACGTGGCCGGCTTTGCCAAGCTGGCGAAGTTCGCGCCCTTCATGGCGGGTGAGGCCTTCACCTTGGCCGACTGCGCCGCCGCCGTGCACCTGCCGCTGGTGAGCAGCGCCACCAAGATCGTCTACGGCGAAGACCTGCTGGCCGCGCTGCCGGTGAAGGATTACCTCAAGCGTGTGGGTGAGCGGCCGAGCGTGCAGCAGGTCAATGCCGACCGCAAGGTGAATACCGATGTGATGCTGGCGCGCGTGGCGAACAAGGCGGGTTGA
- a CDS encoding copper chaperone PCu(A)C translates to MKRISLTLATLLLAGAAQAQVSIHDPWVRGTVPQQKATGLFMNIDAAQDVRLVAGQSPVAGVVEVHEMVMDGDVMKMREVKGGLEIAKGRTMNLKPGGYHVMLMELKQTLKGGDMVPVTLTFEDIASKKRFTQELKAPVTALGGGNAAPAMQHGKH, encoded by the coding sequence ATGAAACGCATTTCCCTCACCCTCGCCACCCTGCTGCTGGCCGGCGCTGCCCAGGCCCAGGTCAGCATCCACGACCCGTGGGTGCGCGGCACCGTGCCGCAGCAAAAGGCCACCGGCCTGTTCATGAACATCGACGCCGCGCAGGACGTGCGCCTGGTGGCCGGCCAGTCGCCCGTGGCCGGCGTGGTCGAAGTGCACGAGATGGTCATGGACGGCGACGTGATGAAGATGCGCGAAGTCAAGGGCGGCCTGGAGATCGCCAAGGGCCGCACCATGAACCTCAAGCCCGGCGGCTACCACGTGATGCTGATGGAGCTGAAGCAGACGCTCAAAGGCGGCGACATGGTGCCGGTGACGCTGACGTTTGAAGACATCGCCAGCAAAAAGCGCTTCACGCAGGAGCTGAAGGCGCCGGTGACGGCACTGGGCGGCGGCAACGCGGCGCCGGCGATGCAGCACGGCAAGCACTGA
- a CDS encoding MbnP family copper-binding protein, with protein sequence MTLRKFSLAPVAALTTFALLSACGGGSDDPAGWQTDGNVKLQFAAYNGAAPITCDSKLKLGTKARDVKIADMRFYIANVNLIKEDGGKVALKLKQTDNYNYTSADGKHSVSLIDLEQKGVGLCDGSPATNPVIEGTVPAGRYTGAEMVLGVPFEINHLNAADASTPAVLQTSVHPGMSWNWRGGRKFTNIEFDQDQAADATPWESAAAGKPGYVLLHLGSTGCLGDPAKGTPVSSCSAPNRVPLSFASFDPAKQVIALDAAALFNYDIASKREGVSGCMSSPTDRGCTQLFDALALDFGKVLLGANNQPELDKDGFAKIDGKGTGLPIAGKTQSVFKLVNK encoded by the coding sequence ATGACCTTGCGCAAATTTTCCCTCGCACCCGTGGCCGCGTTGACCACTTTTGCCCTGCTGTCGGCCTGCGGTGGCGGCAGCGACGACCCTGCCGGCTGGCAGACCGACGGCAACGTCAAGCTGCAATTTGCCGCCTACAACGGCGCCGCGCCCATCACCTGCGACAGCAAGCTCAAGCTGGGCACCAAGGCGCGCGATGTGAAGATCGCCGACATGCGCTTTTACATCGCCAACGTCAACCTGATCAAGGAAGACGGCGGCAAGGTGGCGCTCAAGCTCAAGCAGACCGACAACTACAACTACACCAGCGCCGACGGCAAGCACAGCGTCAGCCTGATCGATCTGGAGCAAAAGGGCGTGGGCCTGTGCGACGGCTCGCCCGCCACCAACCCCGTCATTGAAGGCACGGTGCCCGCCGGCCGCTACACCGGCGCCGAGATGGTGCTGGGCGTGCCGTTCGAGATCAACCACCTCAACGCCGCCGACGCCAGCACCCCGGCGGTGCTGCAAACCAGCGTGCACCCCGGCATGTCGTGGAACTGGCGCGGCGGGCGCAAGTTCACCAACATCGAGTTCGACCAGGACCAGGCCGCCGACGCCACGCCCTGGGAGAGCGCCGCCGCCGGCAAGCCCGGCTACGTGCTGCTGCACCTGGGCTCCACCGGCTGCCTGGGCGATCCGGCCAAGGGCACGCCCGTCTCCAGCTGCAGCGCGCCCAACCGCGTGCCGCTGTCGTTTGCCAGCTTCGACCCCGCCAAACAGGTCATCGCGCTGGATGCGGCGGCGCTGTTCAACTACGACATCGCCAGCAAGCGGGAGGGTGTGAGCGGCTGCATGTCATCGCCCACCGACCGTGGCTGCACCCAGCTGTTTGACGCGCTGGCGCTGGACTTTGGCAAGGTGCTGCTGGGCGCCAATAACCAACCCGAGCTGGACAAAGACGGCTTTGCCAAGATCGACGGCAAGGGCACCGGGCTGCCCATCGCCGGCAAGACGCAGAGCGTGTTCAAACTGGTGAACAAGTGA
- a CDS encoding SCO family protein, translating to MVVMVQGRRRMLRAALGACAAAGLAACDKLNLPQAGQSFRGIDITGAPYGRDFKLPDADGKERTLADFRGKLVLLYFGFVQCPDVCPTALTRAVETRRLLGADGERLQVVFITVDPERDTPEVLKAYMAAFDPSFVALRPSPEQLKATAAEFKAYYKAVPTGSSYTMDHSALSYIFDAQGRLRLALRHEQTAQDYAHDIALLMSQKTAG from the coding sequence ATGGTTGTCATGGTGCAGGGGCGCCGCCGCATGTTGCGTGCCGCGCTGGGTGCATGCGCCGCCGCGGGGCTGGCCGCCTGCGACAAGCTGAATCTGCCGCAGGCTGGCCAGAGTTTTCGCGGCATCGACATCACGGGCGCGCCGTATGGGCGCGATTTCAAACTGCCCGATGCCGACGGCAAGGAGCGCACGCTGGCCGACTTTCGCGGCAAGCTGGTGCTGCTGTACTTCGGCTTCGTGCAATGCCCCGACGTCTGCCCCACGGCGCTGACCCGCGCGGTGGAGACGCGGCGCCTGCTGGGCGCCGATGGCGAGCGGCTGCAAGTGGTGTTCATCACCGTCGATCCCGAGCGCGACACGCCCGAGGTGTTGAAGGCCTACATGGCCGCGTTCGACCCCAGCTTTGTCGCGCTGCGCCCCAGCCCTGAGCAGCTGAAAGCCACCGCCGCCGAATTCAAGGCCTATTACAAGGCCGTGCCCACGGGCAGCAGCTACACCATGGACCACTCGGCGCTGTCCTACATCTTCGACGCCCAGGGCCGCCTGCGCCTGGCGCTGCGCCACGAGCAGACCGCGCAGGACTACGCGCACGACATCGCGCTGCTGATGTCGCAGAAAACCGCCGGCTGA
- a CDS encoding enoyl-CoA hydratase/isomerase family protein: MSRPVDYSRYTTFNITRRGASHAVLDLQMKAKNGKLPTAAHDGHWELSEIWRDIDQDDSVRAVVLRGEGMGFSGGGDLALVQDMASDFAVRTRVWKEARDLVYNVINCDKPIVSAMHGPAVGAGLVAGLLADISIAAKNAKIVDGHTRLGVAAGDHAAICWPLLCGMAKAKYYLMLCEAVTGEEAERIGLVSLAVDDDQLLDKAYEVADKLAAGSVTAIRWTKYSLNNWYRQAGPTFDTSLALEFMGFGGPDVHEGVASLRERRAPKY; encoded by the coding sequence ATGAGCCGTCCGGTCGACTACAGCCGCTACACCACCTTCAACATCACGCGCCGCGGTGCCAGCCATGCCGTGCTGGATTTGCAGATGAAGGCCAAGAACGGCAAGCTGCCCACCGCCGCGCACGACGGCCATTGGGAACTGAGCGAAATCTGGCGCGACATCGACCAGGACGACAGCGTGCGCGCCGTGGTGCTGCGCGGCGAAGGCATGGGCTTTTCGGGCGGTGGCGATCTGGCGCTGGTGCAGGACATGGCCAGCGACTTCGCCGTGCGCACGCGCGTGTGGAAAGAGGCGCGCGACCTGGTCTACAACGTGATCAACTGCGACAAGCCCATCGTCAGCGCCATGCACGGCCCGGCCGTCGGCGCGGGGCTGGTGGCGGGTTTGCTGGCTGATATCTCGATTGCCGCCAAGAACGCGAAGATCGTCGACGGTCACACGCGCCTGGGCGTGGCCGCCGGCGACCATGCCGCCATCTGCTGGCCGCTGCTCTGCGGCATGGCCAAGGCCAAGTACTACCTGATGCTGTGCGAGGCCGTGACCGGCGAGGAGGCCGAGCGCATCGGCCTGGTGTCACTGGCCGTCGATGACGACCAGTTGCTGGACAAGGCCTACGAAGTGGCCGACAAGCTGGCCGCCGGCAGCGTGACCGCGATCCGCTGGACCAAGTATTCGCTCAACAACTGGTACCGTCAGGCGGGGCCGACGTTCGACACCTCGCTGGCGCTTGAATTCATGGGCTTTGGTGGGCCGGACGTGCACGAGGGGGTGGCGAGCTTGCGGGAGCGGCGGGCGCCAAAGTACTGA
- a CDS encoding DUF2946 domain-containing protein, giving the protein MTALRARRLFAWIALWAILLGALAPTASRALAAARGGQSMWVEVCSAAGTHWVQVRDDGTAIERGSAPAAIQIDHCPLCVLASDRLAPPSTGVAPLPALAVAQTPPAFIVTVAPVAPLRAALARGPPPAPLLFFLAA; this is encoded by the coding sequence ATGACCGCCTTGCGCGCGCGCCGCCTGTTCGCCTGGATCGCCCTGTGGGCCATCCTGCTGGGCGCGCTGGCGCCCACGGCATCGCGCGCGCTGGCGGCGGCGCGCGGCGGGCAGTCGATGTGGGTCGAGGTGTGCTCGGCCGCCGGCACGCACTGGGTGCAGGTGCGTGACGACGGCACGGCCATCGAGCGCGGCAGCGCGCCGGCCGCCATCCAGATCGACCACTGCCCGCTGTGTGTGCTGGCCAGCGACCGGCTGGCGCCGCCGTCCACCGGTGTGGCCCCGCTGCCCGCGCTGGCGGTGGCGCAGACGCCGCCGGCTTTCATCGTTACCGTGGCGCCCGTCGCGCCGTTGCGCGCCGCCCTGGCGCGCGGGCCGCCGCCGGCCCCACTCCTTTTCTTCCTCGCGGCCTGA
- a CDS encoding DUF3108 domain-containing protein encodes MRGAAHGRPSLALVAAVVLAHALMLRPAPSKRPGHAARAAAPALALRMVEGPMAQADPRPAAAPVPSAVAPASHDTAPAAPPRPAAAPRPSSWRGAPAKPRRVAVSVAPSRPEPEAPPAPSAHAPPGPPASVQPPGPATLGYRVSGTARGIPFEAEAQLLWRPATGRYAAEWTVRLPLVGARSQRSEGALTPAGLAPERYAEQSRGERAAHFDAAGGRIRFSANTPDAVLEPGAQDRLSVSLQLAGLLAAAPERYPPGSAITLQTAGVREAGAWRWEVEDDEILQIDGQAVPCAKLLRQPRGEYDTRIELWLARPFHYLPARLRVTQAGGDVADQWLRALPAGR; translated from the coding sequence ATGAGGGGCGCGGCGCACGGCCGCCCATCGCTTGCGCTGGTGGCGGCGGTGGTGCTGGCGCACGCGCTGATGTTGCGCCCGGCGCCGTCCAAACGTCCCGGCCATGCGGCACGAGCAGCGGCGCCCGCCTTGGCGCTGCGGATGGTGGAGGGGCCAATGGCGCAGGCCGACCCGCGCCCTGCGGCAGCGCCTGTGCCGTCCGCCGTGGCGCCGGCCTCCCACGACACCGCCCCCGCTGCGCCGCCTCGCCCGGCCGCCGCGCCGCGCCCATCCAGCTGGCGCGGCGCCCCCGCGAAGCCCCGGCGCGTGGCGGTTTCGGTCGCGCCGTCGAGGCCTGAACCCGAAGCGCCGCCGGCGCCGTCCGCGCACGCCCCGCCTGGCCCGCCTGCGTCAGTGCAACCGCCCGGCCCCGCCACGCTCGGCTACCGCGTCAGCGGCACCGCGCGCGGCATCCCGTTCGAGGCCGAGGCGCAGCTCCTATGGCGCCCCGCCACCGGCCGCTACGCCGCCGAATGGACGGTGCGGCTGCCGCTGGTGGGCGCGCGCAGCCAGCGCAGCGAAGGCGCCCTTACCCCCGCTGGCCTGGCGCCCGAGCGCTACGCCGAGCAGTCGCGCGGTGAGCGCGCGGCACATTTCGACGCTGCGGGCGGGCGCATCCGCTTTTCGGCCAACACGCCCGATGCGGTGCTGGAGCCGGGCGCGCAAGACCGGCTCAGCGTATCGCTGCAGCTGGCCGGCCTGCTGGCCGCCGCGCCCGAGCGCTACCCGCCGGGCAGCGCCATCACCCTGCAAACCGCCGGCGTGCGCGAAGCCGGCGCCTGGCGCTGGGAGGTGGAGGACGACGAAATCCTACAAATCGACGGGCAAGCCGTGCCCTGCGCCAAACTCTTGCGCCAGCCGCGCGGCGAGTACGACACCCGCATCGAACTGTGGCTGGCGCGGCCCTTCCATTACCTGCCCGCGCGGCTGCGCGTCACCCAGGCCGGCGGCGACGTGGCCGACCAGTGGCTGCGCGCGCTGCCGGCCGGGCGTTGA
- a CDS encoding Spy/CpxP family protein refolding chaperone has translation MKTPRFMMPVATTLAALMLAACAQNAPVTAPSAATTPVSAQAKSVPGDAAIPIAELMPLTMRYEADLKLTPEQVKALTDYRNANMPKRVAGQKQLLAQRGNLRAAMLAGQPTAELMRQVQQTELEHMQARERCVQFMRQTLTAPQYAQLTQRYLDGLR, from the coding sequence ATGAAAACCCCGCGCTTCATGATGCCCGTGGCCACCACCCTGGCTGCCCTGATGCTGGCCGCTTGCGCGCAGAACGCCCCCGTGACCGCGCCGTCGGCGGCGACCACGCCGGTGTCGGCACAAGCCAAGTCGGTACCCGGCGATGCGGCGATTCCGATTGCCGAGCTGATGCCGCTGACTATGCGCTACGAAGCCGACCTGAAGCTCACACCTGAGCAGGTGAAGGCACTGACCGACTACCGCAACGCCAACATGCCCAAGCGCGTGGCCGGGCAAAAGCAGCTGCTGGCCCAGCGCGGCAACCTGCGCGCCGCCATGTTGGCGGGCCAGCCCACCGCTGAACTGATGCGCCAGGTGCAGCAGACCGAACTGGAGCACATGCAGGCGCGCGAGCGCTGCGTGCAATTCATGCGCCAGACGCTGACAGCGCCGCAATACGCGCAGCTCACGCAGCGGTATCTGGACGGCCTGCGCTGA
- a CDS encoding Crp/Fnr family transcriptional regulator, translating into MMSSSPALACADVITPAAPQAQWGLGLAAGDTLLHAGHAGPVWRVSEGLLCVQRLVGEQAVVIQMAGPGDLVGLAALDAEPYACTVAALTPCRVHPLALDSEAARVQTLTAALHQQQRQALDITRLRTGPVRERMLWLLALLEQATGCAPGALARRALPVLKDMAQVVDSAPETVCRELKRLMPKAAPQRTRRRAARHHAATAAALAA; encoded by the coding sequence ATGATGAGTTCATCCCCGGCGCTGGCTTGCGCCGATGTGATCACGCCCGCGGCGCCCCAGGCTCAATGGGGACTTGGGCTGGCCGCTGGCGACACCTTGCTGCACGCCGGCCACGCCGGCCCGGTGTGGCGCGTGAGCGAAGGGCTGCTGTGCGTGCAGCGCCTGGTGGGCGAGCAGGCGGTGGTGATCCAGATGGCCGGCCCGGGCGATCTGGTGGGCCTGGCCGCGCTCGACGCCGAACCCTACGCCTGCACCGTCGCCGCGCTGACGCCGTGCCGCGTCCATCCGTTGGCCTTGGACAGCGAAGCCGCGCGCGTGCAGACGCTGACAGCTGCACTGCACCAGCAGCAACGTCAGGCGCTGGACATCACGCGCCTGCGCACCGGCCCGGTGCGCGAGCGCATGTTGTGGCTGCTGGCGCTGCTAGAGCAAGCCACCGGCTGCGCCCCCGGCGCCCTGGCGCGGCGGGCGCTGCCCGTCCTCAAGGATATGGCGCAGGTCGTCGATAGCGCGCCCGAAACCGTGTGCCGCGAGCTGAAGCGGCTGATGCCCAAGGCCGCGCCCCAACGCACCCGGCGGCGCGCGGCGCGTCACCACGCAGCCACGGCTGCGGCATTGGCCGCTTGA
- a CDS encoding fumarylacetoacetate hydrolase family protein, with amino-acid sequence MKLATYKDGSRDGQLVVVSRDLTSAHYASGIAHRLQQALDDWNFISPQLQDLSDALNAGRARHAFPFDPAQCMAPLPRAYQWAGGSAYLNHVELVRAARGAEVPERYFTEPLMYQGGSDDFLGPQASIRVASEAFGIDFEAELAVVTGDVPMAATPEQGLEAIRLLMLANDVSLRHLIPDELAKGFGFFHGKPSTAFGPVAVTPDELGDAWAEGRVHLTMQVSWNGRKVAMCDAGPEMRFHFGQLIAHAARTRRLRAGSIIGSGTVSNAGIEKDGRREWPKGYGCIAEKRAMETLQDGAPKTGYMKFGDTVRIEMKGRDGESVFGAIEQEVVESGAGA; translated from the coding sequence ATGAAACTGGCAACCTACAAGGACGGCTCGCGCGACGGGCAATTGGTGGTCGTCTCGCGCGATCTGACGAGCGCCCATTATGCGAGCGGCATCGCGCACCGCCTGCAGCAGGCGCTGGACGACTGGAACTTCATCAGCCCCCAGCTGCAAGACCTGTCCGACGCGCTGAACGCCGGCCGTGCGCGCCACGCCTTTCCGTTCGACCCCGCGCAATGCATGGCCCCGCTGCCGCGCGCCTACCAATGGGCCGGCGGCTCGGCCTATCTGAACCACGTCGAGCTGGTGCGCGCCGCGCGCGGCGCCGAGGTGCCCGAGCGCTATTTCACCGAGCCGCTGATGTATCAGGGCGGCAGCGACGATTTTCTGGGCCCGCAGGCCAGCATCCGCGTGGCCAGCGAGGCGTTCGGCATCGACTTCGAGGCCGAACTGGCCGTGGTCACCGGCGACGTCCCCATGGCCGCCACGCCCGAGCAGGGGCTGGAGGCGATCCGCCTGCTGATGCTGGCCAACGACGTCAGCCTGCGCCACCTGATCCCCGATGAGTTGGCCAAGGGCTTCGGCTTCTTCCACGGCAAGCCGTCCACCGCCTTCGGCCCGGTGGCGGTAACGCCCGACGAGCTGGGCGATGCCTGGGCGGAAGGCCGCGTGCACCTGACGATGCAGGTCAGCTGGAACGGCCGCAAGGTGGCGATGTGCGACGCCGGCCCCGAGATGCGCTTTCACTTCGGCCAACTGATCGCCCACGCCGCCCGCACGCGGCGCCTGCGTGCCGGCAGCATCATCGGCAGCGGCACCGTCAGCAACGCCGGCATCGAGAAAGACGGCCGCCGTGAATGGCCCAAGGGCTACGGCTGCATCGCCGAAAAACGCGCCATGGAGACGCTGCAAGACGGCGCGCCCAAGACCGGCTACATGAAGTTCGGCGACACCGTGCGCATCGAGATGAAGGGCAGGGACGGCGAATCGGTGTTTGGTGCCATCGAGCAGGAAGTGGTCGAATCGGGCGCTGGCGCCTGA
- a CDS encoding ATP-binding protein produces MISLDTLARWMDAPSEDEHLEFKEAKLQYDSVKLMRYCVALANEGGGHLVLGVSDRRPRAVVGTQAFANTGQITGRILEVLRIRVHVHELAHPDGRVLVFEVPSRPTAQPLHHEGAYLMRAGEELVPMTPDQLKRIFAEDGPDWFERPAKQAASADEVVALLDTQSFFELLRLPYPTHREAVLDRLCQERLVRQRAAGWDITNLAAVLLAKRLNAFSSELARKAPRFVIYEGANKLLTREDRLHDQGYAVGFEGLIEFIHSSAPLNRFVEQLVREEAKMFPKQAIRELVANALVHQNFEASGQSVMIEMYDDRLEVSNPGLPSIQVERFIDEFRSRNERLAELMRRMGLCEEKGSGVDKVVSLAEVFQLPAPDFRTGETRTTAVLFSHQEFAAMSKPDRVRACYQHCCLKYVSNQRMSNQSLRERFKLPETKMATASQVIGATKDAGLIKVDETETTSTRYARYLPFWA; encoded by the coding sequence ATGATTTCCCTTGACACCTTGGCTCGATGGATGGATGCGCCTTCCGAGGACGAGCATCTGGAATTCAAAGAGGCCAAGCTGCAATACGACAGTGTCAAATTGATGCGCTACTGCGTGGCGCTGGCCAATGAAGGTGGCGGCCATCTGGTGCTGGGCGTGTCCGACCGGCGACCGCGCGCGGTCGTGGGCACGCAGGCCTTCGCCAACACGGGCCAGATCACCGGGCGCATTCTGGAGGTGCTGCGCATCCGCGTGCATGTGCATGAGCTGGCGCACCCGGATGGCCGCGTGCTGGTGTTCGAGGTTCCTTCGCGCCCCACGGCGCAGCCCTTGCACCATGAAGGCGCTTATTTGATGCGCGCCGGCGAAGAGCTGGTGCCGATGACGCCAGATCAGCTCAAGCGCATCTTTGCCGAGGACGGGCCAGACTGGTTTGAACGGCCAGCCAAGCAAGCCGCCAGTGCGGACGAGGTGGTGGCCTTGTTGGACACGCAGTCATTTTTTGAATTGTTGCGGCTGCCGTATCCCACCCACCGCGAGGCCGTGCTGGATCGGCTGTGCCAAGAGAGACTGGTGCGCCAGCGAGCAGCGGGGTGGGACATCACCAATCTGGCGGCGGTGCTGTTGGCCAAGCGCCTGAATGCGTTCTCGTCCGAGTTGGCGCGCAAGGCGCCGAGATTCGTGATTTACGAGGGCGCGAACAAACTCCTCACCCGGGAGGACCGTCTCCACGACCAAGGCTACGCCGTGGGGTTTGAAGGGTTGATCGAATTCATTCATTCGTCTGCGCCGCTGAATCGTTTCGTGGAGCAGCTGGTGCGTGAGGAAGCCAAGATGTTTCCCAAGCAGGCCATTCGTGAATTGGTGGCCAACGCGCTGGTGCACCAGAACTTCGAGGCCAGCGGGCAGTCGGTGATGATCGAGATGTATGACGATCGGCTGGAAGTGTCCAATCCCGGTTTGCCGTCCATCCAGGTCGAGCGCTTCATTGACGAGTTTCGCTCGCGCAACGAGCGCTTGGCCGAGTTGATGCGGCGCATGGGCTTGTGCGAGGAAAAAGGCAGCGGGGTGGACAAGGTGGTCAGTCTGGCGGAGGTGTTTCAGTTGCCCGCGCCGGATTTCCGCACCGGCGAAACGCGCACGACCGCGGTGCTGTTTTCGCACCAGGAATTCGCGGCCATGAGCAAGCCGGATCGCGTGCGGGCGTGCTATCAGCACTGTTGCCTGAAATACGTGAGCAACCAGCGCATGTCGAATCAAAGCCTGCGCGAGCGGTTCAAGTTGCCAGAGACAAAAATGGCAACTGCGTCACAGGTCATCGGCGCCACCAAGGACGCTGGCTTGATCAAGGTGGATGAGACCGAGACCACTTCAACCCGCTATGCGCGCTATCTGCCGTTCTGGGCATGA
- a CDS encoding methanobactin export MATE transporter MbnM, with translation MPGATTPMPRLLRNRGAFRLLAPSPVGGGSGWEQQPTPRTATLRKRSGAVPIPAFPQRGKEEGQARWRGTRNGWLGAAALAAGLAACGGGDAPAPAPTTPAKTAQPTVLNWTYPAYTPPSDWQWDLPAHFPPPRVPADNPMSAAKVDLGRHLFYDKRLSGNGSMACASCHHQAKAFTDGRPRAIGATGVEHVRGAMALVNVAYNATYTWANPALASLERQIPNPLFGTTPVEMGVDEAAAAAIPARLKNATDVDYPAKFKAAFPDAAGDAVTWDHILKAITTFERTLISANSRYDQHLQGRAALTPQELNGLRLFKAADCIKCHAEPNFSGQFVSAATTSLAVRFHNKGLYNVGGTGDDPADSQGAVEITSNLADMGAFKAPTLRNIEVTAPYTHDGSIATLEEAVRIFTSGGRNVTSGPNAGDGRANPHKSGHIKDRAMSAQEQADLVAFLKTLTDHEFLTNPRLSDPFGAKP, from the coding sequence ATGCCGGGCGCCACCACCCCGATGCCGCGACTGCTGCGCAATCGCGGCGCATTCCGGTTGTTGGCTCCCTCCCCCGTGGGGGGAGGGTCGGGGTGGGAGCAGCAGCCCACGCCTCGCACAGCCACCCTGCGCAAACGATCCGGCGCAGTCCCCATCCCTGCCTTCCCCCAGCGGGGGAAGGAGGAAGGCCAGGCACGCTGGCGGGGGACGCGCAACGGGTGGCTGGGCGCGGCGGCGCTGGCCGCGGGCCTGGCCGCTTGCGGCGGCGGCGACGCTCCGGCACCCGCGCCCACCACACCAGCGAAAACCGCTCAGCCCACGGTACTGAACTGGACTTACCCCGCCTACACGCCGCCCAGCGACTGGCAGTGGGACTTGCCCGCGCACTTTCCGCCCCCGCGCGTGCCGGCCGACAACCCCATGAGCGCCGCCAAGGTCGATCTGGGCCGCCACCTGTTCTATGACAAGCGCCTGTCGGGCAACGGCAGCATGGCCTGCGCCAGTTGCCATCACCAGGCCAAGGCGTTCACCGACGGCCGCCCGCGCGCCATCGGCGCCACCGGCGTGGAGCACGTGCGCGGCGCCATGGCGCTCGTCAACGTGGCCTACAACGCCACCTACACCTGGGCGAATCCGGCGCTGGCCTCGCTGGAGCGGCAGATTCCCAATCCCCTTTTCGGCACGACGCCGGTGGAAATGGGCGTGGATGAAGCCGCTGCTGCCGCCATTCCCGCCCGGCTGAAAAATGCCACCGACGTCGACTACCCGGCCAAATTCAAGGCCGCCTTTCCCGATGCGGCCGGCGACGCCGTGACCTGGGATCACATCCTGAAAGCCATCACCACCTTCGAGCGCACGCTGATCAGCGCCAACAGCCGCTACGACCAGCACCTGCAAGGCCGCGCCGCGCTCACGCCGCAAGAGCTGAACGGCCTGCGGCTGTTCAAGGCCGCCGACTGCATCAAATGCCACGCCGAGCCCAACTTCAGCGGCCAGTTCGTCAGCGCCGCGACCACGTCGCTGGCCGTGCGCTTCCACAACAAGGGTCTGTACAACGTGGGCGGCACCGGCGACGACCCAGCGGACAGCCAGGGCGCGGTCGAAATCACCAGCAACCTGGCCGACATGGGCGCCTTCAAGGCGCCGACGCTGCGCAACATCGAAGTCACCGCCCCCTACACGCACGACGGCAGCATTGCCACGCTCGAAGAAGCCGTGCGCATCTTCACCAGCGGCGGGCGAAACGTGACGAGCGGCCCGAACGCGGGCGACGGCCGCGCCAACCCGCACAAGAGCGGCCACATCAAAGACCGGGCGATGTCGGCGCAGGAGCAGGCCGACCTGGTGGCGTTCTTGAAAACGCTGACCGATCACGAGTTCTTGACCAACCCCAGGCTGAGTGATCCGTTTGGAGCCAAGCCGTGA
- a CDS encoding VOC family protein, producing MHALFHLAYHVTDLDAARRFYGGVLGCREGRSTGTWVDFDFFGHQISLHLGEPFKTSDTGRVGEQLVPIPHLGLILQRTDWQAMADRLQAAGTAFVIEPHLRFAGQPGEQWTMFFRDPFGNPIEIKGFEDLASVYQA from the coding sequence ATGCACGCACTCTTTCACCTGGCCTACCACGTGACCGACCTCGACGCCGCGCGCCGCTTTTACGGCGGCGTGCTGGGCTGCCGCGAGGGCCGCAGCACCGGCACCTGGGTCGATTTCGACTTTTTCGGCCACCAGATCTCGCTGCACCTGGGCGAGCCGTTCAAGACCAGCGACACCGGCCGCGTGGGCGAGCAGCTGGTGCCCATACCGCACCTGGGCCTGATCCTGCAGCGCACCGACTGGCAGGCCATGGCCGACCGCTTGCAGGCGGCCGGCACCGCGTTCGTGATCGAGCCGCACCTGCGCTTTGCCGGCCAGCCGGGCGAACAGTGGACGATGTTCTTTCGAGACCCGTTCGGCAATCCGATCGAGATCAAGGGTTTCGAGGATCTGGCGAGCGTGTATCAGGCTTGA